One part of the Sorangiineae bacterium MSr11954 genome encodes these proteins:
- a CDS encoding ATP-binding protein, translated as MAQEDDISSRESNPDVRRSESPDARRDLAGALHDVSNALTVLLGWVAEARLPGVSSDAVGYALRIIEQRGRAARDLARRAIGVELPRADDYELVDVTLSETIDALTVEAQRVHVALELAAAPSGARVTGASELAQIVTNLLLNAMAHSPPGATVRVRAVPGPRGVQIDVEDEGPGITEERRKTLFEGISTRAGGAGVGLRHARALARANGGDLILLSPAPPDDAPDSDAPPRTARSGAGTPQPPPARPVAAGQANGEARPVRPRGACFRIFWPLDGQVAVPPSTARPRTLEGVRILVLEDDDDVCTLLEASLGARGAQVTIARNAADLARAIDRRDHDAALLDLSPIQKDVEGALAAFRARSPHASVVFITGSVDRLPEHLAGQIHCVRKPFEVSEVVEALSRRKHA; from the coding sequence TTGGCGCAAGAAGACGACATAAGCAGTCGAGAGTCGAATCCCGACGTTCGCCGTTCGGAGAGCCCCGACGCGCGACGCGATCTCGCCGGGGCGCTGCACGATGTCTCCAACGCGCTCACGGTCTTGCTCGGATGGGTCGCGGAGGCGCGTCTCCCGGGCGTCTCCTCCGACGCGGTCGGCTATGCGCTGCGCATCATCGAGCAGCGTGGCCGCGCCGCGCGCGATCTTGCGCGCCGGGCCATCGGCGTGGAGCTCCCGCGCGCCGACGATTACGAGCTCGTCGACGTCACCCTCAGCGAGACCATCGACGCGCTCACGGTCGAAGCGCAGCGCGTTCATGTGGCGCTCGAGCTCGCGGCCGCGCCCAGCGGTGCGCGGGTCACGGGCGCGTCCGAGCTCGCCCAGATCGTGACCAACCTGCTCCTCAACGCCATGGCGCACTCGCCGCCGGGTGCCACCGTGCGCGTGCGCGCGGTGCCCGGTCCGCGCGGCGTCCAGATCGACGTGGAGGACGAGGGCCCCGGCATCACCGAGGAGCGCCGCAAGACGCTCTTCGAGGGCATCTCGACCCGCGCCGGCGGGGCAGGGGTGGGCCTTCGCCATGCGCGCGCCCTGGCCCGCGCCAACGGCGGCGACTTGATCCTGCTCTCCCCGGCGCCTCCGGATGATGCCCCCGACAGCGACGCGCCCCCGCGAACGGCGCGCTCGGGCGCCGGCACGCCGCAGCCTCCGCCCGCGCGCCCCGTGGCCGCCGGTCAGGCCAACGGCGAAGCGCGCCCGGTGCGGCCGCGCGGCGCGTGCTTTCGCATTTTCTGGCCGCTGGACGGCCAGGTGGCGGTGCCACCGTCCACGGCCCGCCCGCGCACCCTGGAGGGCGTTCGCATCCTGGTCCTGGAGGACGACGACGACGTGTGCACCTTGCTCGAGGCCTCCCTGGGGGCCCGCGGGGCACAAGTGACCATCGCCCGCAACGCCGCCGACCTGGCGCGGGCGATCGACCGGCGGGATCACGACGCCGCCCTGCTGGACCTCTCGCCCATCCAAAAAGACGTCGAGGGTGCCCTGGCGGCCTTCCGAGCCCGCTCGCCCCACGCCTCGGTCGTTTTTATTACCGGAAGCGTCGATCGCCTCCCCGAGCATCTTGCAGGGCAAATTCACTGCGTTCGTAAGCCTTTCGAGGTCTCGGAAGTCGTCGAAGCACTTTCTCGACGAAAGCACGCTTGA
- a CDS encoding S1 RNA-binding domain-containing protein produces MSSEKEDSFAALFEREAATAPKKRGKTPRVGDRVEGLVVQIGRDSVFVELDGKRQAFFEASELRAPDGTVSVAEGEKVSAHVVEVDEGRGIIRLGRSLGKPGSLAALEQSKASGLGVEGKVTGVNKGGLDVDVGGMRAFCPMSQVDVRRVEDADVKALIGQMLRFVVTDIRDGGKNIVVSRRALLQQESSENAARALSAIEPGAVLQGTVSSVREFGAFVDLGGVEGMIPRSEIGYDRNVSVEDALKAGDTVQVQVREVKDVADARPGTLAKKITLSLKSLMADPWAELAIVEGRVIEGTVTRETDFGLFVRLAPGVEGLVHVSELGRGKKPGEGESLRLVVKKIDRAARKIALVLAPEGAQVGGVVATNDAVKVGAIVTGAVERIESYGVFVQIDGTKGRSGRGLIPAAELGVPRGTDLRKSFPEGKKVTAKVLETGEGRLRLSIKGAVADEERGLFEAAKGKAGAPASLGTFADLLKGRGKK; encoded by the coding sequence ATGAGCAGCGAAAAAGAAGACTCGTTTGCCGCCCTGTTCGAACGCGAAGCCGCCACCGCCCCCAAAAAGCGCGGCAAGACGCCCCGCGTGGGCGATCGGGTCGAGGGGCTCGTGGTTCAGATCGGCCGCGACTCGGTCTTCGTCGAGCTCGACGGCAAGCGCCAGGCGTTCTTCGAGGCCTCCGAGCTTCGCGCGCCCGACGGCACCGTGTCCGTCGCCGAGGGCGAGAAGGTCTCCGCGCACGTGGTCGAGGTCGACGAGGGGCGGGGGATCATCCGCCTGGGTCGCTCCTTGGGCAAACCGGGCAGCCTGGCCGCGCTCGAGCAGTCGAAGGCCTCGGGCCTCGGGGTGGAGGGCAAGGTCACGGGCGTGAACAAGGGCGGCCTCGACGTGGACGTGGGCGGCATGCGCGCCTTTTGCCCCATGTCGCAGGTCGACGTGCGCCGGGTGGAGGACGCCGACGTCAAGGCGCTCATCGGCCAGATGCTGCGCTTCGTGGTGACCGACATCCGCGACGGCGGCAAGAACATCGTCGTGTCGCGCCGCGCGCTGCTCCAGCAGGAGAGCTCCGAGAACGCGGCCCGCGCCCTCAGCGCCATCGAGCCGGGCGCCGTGCTGCAAGGCACCGTCTCCAGCGTGCGCGAGTTCGGCGCCTTCGTGGACCTGGGCGGGGTCGAGGGCATGATCCCGCGCTCGGAGATCGGCTACGACCGCAACGTCTCCGTGGAGGACGCGCTCAAGGCAGGTGACACCGTCCAGGTGCAGGTCCGCGAGGTCAAAGACGTGGCCGATGCGCGGCCGGGCACCTTGGCGAAGAAGATCACCCTGTCGCTCAAGTCGCTCATGGCGGATCCGTGGGCGGAGCTCGCCATCGTGGAGGGCCGTGTGATCGAGGGTACGGTCACCCGCGAAACGGATTTCGGCCTCTTCGTGCGGCTCGCGCCGGGGGTGGAAGGTCTGGTGCACGTCTCCGAGCTGGGGCGCGGCAAAAAGCCGGGGGAAGGGGAGTCGCTGCGCCTGGTCGTGAAGAAGATCGACCGCGCCGCGCGCAAGATCGCGCTGGTGCTCGCGCCCGAGGGCGCGCAAGTCGGCGGCGTGGTGGCCACGAACGACGCCGTGAAGGTGGGCGCCATCGTGACCGGCGCGGTGGAGCGCATCGAGTCGTACGGCGTGTTCGTTCAGATCGACGGCACCAAGGGGCGCTCGGGCCGCGGTCTCATCCCGGCGGCCGAGCTGGGCGTGCCCCGCGGGACCGATTTGCGAAAGTCGTTCCCCGAGGGAAAGAAGGTCACCGCCAAGGTCCTCGAGACCGGCGAGGGCCGCCTGCGGCTGTCCATCAAGGGCGCGGTCGCCGACGAAGAGCGCGGCCTCTTCGAGGCGGCCAAGGGCAAGGCGGGGGCGCCGGCGTCGCTCGGCACCTTCGCGGATCTGCTCAAGGGCCGCGGCAAGAAGTAG
- a CDS encoding helix-turn-helix domain-containing protein, with translation MTTESIGSFLKRQRELKAMSIAEVSRVTRIPAATLSSIESDHFDDLPGEVFVRGFLRSYAQAVGVVPNEVLARYTSSRRVVFVTPLPTPTPLHAAREGQGRRFGVAIAFVLLLILFTLALSIVLKPRGHDMPKELSSVEGSSLDFERPRNA, from the coding sequence GTGACCACGGAATCGATCGGCAGTTTTCTCAAGCGCCAACGGGAACTCAAGGCGATGAGCATCGCGGAGGTCTCGCGCGTTACGCGCATCCCGGCGGCGACGCTTTCATCCATTGAAAGCGACCACTTCGACGATCTGCCGGGAGAAGTTTTCGTCCGTGGATTTCTGAGGTCCTACGCGCAAGCCGTCGGGGTGGTTCCCAACGAAGTGCTCGCTCGCTACACCTCGAGCCGCCGTGTGGTGTTCGTGACCCCGCTTCCCACGCCGACCCCGCTCCACGCTGCCCGCGAAGGCCAAGGACGCCGCTTTGGCGTGGCCATCGCTTTCGTGCTGCTGCTCATTCTCTTTACGTTGGCGCTATCCATCGTGCTCAAGCCCCGCGGCCACGACATGCCGAAGGAGCTGTCGTCGGTAGAAGGTAGCTCGCTCGACTTCGAGCGGCCAAGAAACGCGTAA
- a CDS encoding Crp/Fnr family transcriptional regulator — MERRLDNTLPRHSDRLSVVDGELGPAEQARLISRYGRRVSAGETIFREGEPASEAYLVQEGRIRLLKRVRMVERSLLLLKPGDLFGEAALLGNSDPIGALRPSGTVSIEESPARVPPGGEVARNSTAVALTDATLLVLGRSAFRGLVENYPGIATRVIEQLVFRVRDAEDQIEIMLLRDTQLKIVSALLKLAQRALGAAEIAMSPVELSSRVGLDVDTVKRTVQRLREQQYVRIVGERIEIPDVEALRRLYVLLGTKDEIHGDGRDGRDSSDGRERTVR, encoded by the coding sequence ATGGAGCGCAGGCTGGACAACACGCTTCCGCGGCATAGCGACCGCTTATCGGTGGTCGATGGCGAGCTGGGGCCCGCCGAGCAAGCGCGACTCATCAGCCGCTACGGCCGCCGGGTATCGGCCGGCGAGACCATCTTTCGGGAGGGCGAGCCCGCCTCCGAGGCCTACCTCGTTCAAGAGGGGCGCATCCGCCTGCTCAAACGGGTGCGGATGGTCGAGCGAAGCTTGCTGCTCCTCAAGCCGGGCGATCTCTTTGGCGAGGCCGCGCTCCTCGGAAACAGCGATCCCATTGGCGCGCTCCGCCCATCGGGGACCGTGTCCATCGAGGAGTCCCCGGCGCGTGTGCCGCCCGGCGGGGAGGTGGCCCGCAACTCCACCGCGGTGGCCCTGACCGACGCCACCTTGCTGGTGCTCGGCCGAAGTGCCTTTCGCGGCCTGGTCGAGAACTACCCCGGCATCGCCACCCGGGTCATCGAGCAGCTCGTCTTCCGGGTGCGCGACGCGGAGGACCAGATCGAGATCATGCTCCTTCGCGACACCCAGCTCAAAATCGTGAGCGCGCTCCTCAAGCTCGCCCAGCGTGCCCTGGGGGCGGCCGAAATCGCCATGTCGCCCGTCGAGCTCTCGTCCCGTGTGGGGCTCGATGTCGACACCGTGAAGCGAACGGTTCAAAGGCTCCGCGAGCAGCAGTACGTTCGCATCGTGGGCGAGCGCATCGAGATCCCCGATGTCGAGGCCCTGCGCCGTCTGTACGTTCTTTTGGGCACCAAGGACGAGATTCACGGGGATGGGCGGGACGGCCGGGACAGCAGCGATGGCCGAGAACGTACGGTGCGATGA
- the recO gene encoding DNA repair protein RecO: protein MPTARTTQTRIESEALLLRFVAYRDSDVIATFFTRTDGKIGAIVPAGRKSARRVGGAMEPMHTLHVSLEDRGRELGTLKEARVVVQRFGLVGDLDALDAAGTALRWLRHVCPPRIPEPRAWDTVTGLLDTLDARQHPPRSALAIAALRLLADVGYALEFEHCVRCGRGCPPGKPAFIDAARGGLICQSCGGAPARIGGELRARAADITRGEEPELTDEDAEELLVLVDAAMRAHAGGEG, encoded by the coding sequence GTGCCAACGGCGCGAACTACGCAAACCAGGATTGAAAGCGAAGCGTTGCTTCTTCGCTTCGTCGCGTACCGTGACAGCGATGTCATAGCCACGTTCTTTACGCGCACCGATGGAAAGATCGGTGCCATCGTTCCCGCGGGTCGCAAGAGCGCCCGAAGAGTGGGTGGCGCGATGGAACCGATGCACACCTTGCACGTGTCGTTGGAGGATCGCGGTCGCGAGCTGGGGACACTTAAAGAAGCGCGCGTCGTGGTGCAGCGTTTCGGGCTCGTCGGGGATCTCGATGCGCTGGATGCCGCAGGCACAGCGCTGCGCTGGCTCCGTCATGTCTGCCCTCCGCGCATCCCCGAGCCGCGCGCATGGGACACGGTGACCGGCTTGCTCGACACGCTCGATGCGCGACAGCATCCGCCGCGCTCTGCGCTGGCCATCGCGGCGCTGCGTCTGTTGGCCGACGTGGGGTATGCCCTCGAGTTCGAACATTGCGTGCGCTGTGGACGTGGGTGCCCGCCGGGCAAGCCGGCGTTCATCGATGCCGCGCGCGGCGGTCTGATTTGCCAGAGCTGCGGTGGCGCGCCCGCGCGCATCGGCGGGGAGCTTCGCGCGCGGGCGGCGGACATCACCCGCGGGGAGGAGCCCGAGCTCACGGACGAAGACGCGGAAGAGCTGCTCGTGCTGGTCGACGCGGCCATGCGGGCCCACGCGGGAGGCGAAGGATGA